The following coding sequences lie in one Gadus morhua chromosome 20, gadMor3.0, whole genome shotgun sequence genomic window:
- the LOC115533397 gene encoding venom prothrombin activator pseutarin-C non-catalytic subunit isoform X2 has protein sequence MRLCSWAGPQCFVPFLVLLAVLPRVTADQDNPKERHYYVAAVEIDWNYLGKDSRGNDSTYKKVVFREYEKDFKQPKTHPLWLGLLGPTLRAQEGETIVVTFRNMADREYSLHPHGIAYGKQSEGAPYFDNTSLKEKEDDVVRPGAEHTYYWEVTSNVAPQKADPACLTYTYVSHLNVVKDYNSGLIGTLLLCKPGSLNEFGEQVHFPQEYVFLFGVFDEKESWFTPAGYSSSNHVMHTINGYAAGSLPDVNICAHSTVSLHLVGMSSEQEVFSVHMNGQVLQHRGHKMSTVGLVSGSATTGSMRAVHPGRWLLSSQTNKHMEAGMHGFVDVRTCKGFEANRRRLTIEQQRHSKEWTYYIAAEEIMWNYAPKMPTYIDEDFKVNYLDQGNHRIGGTYKKAVYTQYTDETFTVRSEEKQRKAEVGILGPVIRAQIRDVIKVVFKNMASKPYSIYPHGLTIEKSQEGATYPEGGNQTHAVQPGQTHHYEWKVVDEDEPLDTDARCLTYLYHSAVDTPRDIASGLIGPLLICKSQSLNVRNVQLKADKEQHAMFMVFDENKSWYLDDNIQSTCGGETVNKAEPGFYKSNVMHTINGYVFESGQLLGFCNGEIATWHVSSVGAQDYIQSVTFYGHTFNLNDRTEDILGLYPMTGETIFMNMDNIGVWLLATLNSHGSTKGMRVRFQDVECYRDYEYEYTDYNEPNKEFAVWKPATLAEIDKEDELKKKQEMEEKKEAVVDSYTDYYAGLLGLRSLKKQIRDSDVEQIDFSLLDFDAVDVPEQDSKTFSGIQTTTTKTDMEKSNIMKEPDSIPISQNETLSAQQEIYKTNLTAYILNQSKSETATWIKNSSASFDANVSRSKDNISTNHSMPTNLLPINSTFILETAHAILNNTTIPLISGATNISMTSKTNVSYTFKAEGINSTQTMGNKTSERIVQTENIPEVFSYVVTPQGPTSNGSNEMVRLDIEDQTGSALIGESEIERGGQQGPFGDGINATVLPEINASSINDTDTFYNVTQLTKDILSNVSEEAISEEMHNHTRRKVDRLVMNMTKPFGEWINATVLPEINASSINDTDTFYKLTQLTKDILSNVIEEAIGYAFFSKKKMHKPTRSMVEIKVEDTMNMTKTNDSMHTVTKTEDRNQRYSFGNETIPENSIHDGLNFENDSNNVTKTLTSHNDKISTSIYHSAEQMSSNQSKSWDAFLDQFNSLKSFLNENLISGSPAQNSNQFPETSDVDLSDSVSSEEIVIYLQNHSSNAIRTSRLDPQGHNWTYDGTHQTVPLMIPYEHVKYHGYDAPLPEAQTTSTPIKKPKTKKVNLRQLPQKGRSMKTKKRKEFKPQPRSGPPVSPGMSPRGMRPNGPQIQPVSNTEDLINIPVVIGVPRPDWSDYELYVPSDNQDNLIDLRDDSKQDEYEYVSYKDPYGSKDDMMSFTLDEVTKYYLKTVGKNVRTYFISAEEVEWDYAGYGQRRPEKTLQTRRETKFTKVVFREYIDSTFTTPILRGEMEEHLGILGPLIKAEVGQSIMVVFRNRASRPYSMHPNGVTYTKLTEGLSYEDESKYWYKFDNEVQPNTTFTYLWEVREMAGPMPGESSCRTWAYYSGVNPERDIHSGLIGPLLVCRKDTLNTKLVDVREFVLLFMTFDESQSWYYEKNSEMRRRRKGRVGGRTLDPNLKEKLRFHSINGIIFSLKGLRLYTKQLACWHLINMGSPKDVHTVHFHGQTFTQMNTNSYRQAVYPLLPGGFATLEMWPSKPGLWQLDTEVGAIQQKGMQTLFLVLDNECSNPLGLESGSVKDSQITSNHVRGYWEPHLARLNKQGKYNAWSTDEDNSWIQVDFLRPVVISQVATQGAKQMFHSQYVVNYTISYSTDRRSWIFFKGDSPSFRKNFPGNNDANGVEKQILFPPLIGRYVRFHPNHWYNRATVRMEMYGCELDGEMISTQMSVCKQM, from the exons ATGAGGCTTTGCTCCTGGGCTGGACCCCAGTGTTTTGTGCCTTTCCTGGTTCTTCTGGCTGTTCTTCCACGTGTCACAGCAGACCAGGACAACCCCAAGGAGAGACATTACTATGTGGCTGCTGTTGAgattgactggaactacttggGCAAGGATTCTCGTGG GAACGATTCCACCTATAAGAAAGTAGTCTTTAGGGAGTATGAGAAAGACTTCAAGCAGCCCAAGACTCATCCCCTCTGGCTAG GTCTGTTGGGTCCAACACTGAGggctcaggagggagagaccaTTGTGGTCACCTTCAGGAACATGGCGGACCGGGAATACAGCCTCCACCCACATGGAATCGCTTACGGCAAACAGTCAGAGG GGGCTCCATATTTTGACAACACCTctctgaaggagaaggaggacgatGTGGTGCGCCCTGGTGCTGAGCACACGTATTACTGGGAGGTCACCTCCAACGTAGCTCCGCAGAAAGCCGACCCCGCCTGCCTCACCTACACCTATGTCTCTCACCTGAACGTGGTGAAAGACTACAACAGTGGCCTCATCGGCACTTTGTTGCTCTGCAAGCCAG GCAGTCTAAATGAGTTCGGCGAGCAAGTGCATTTCCCACAGGAGTATGTGTTCCTGTTCGGGGTGTTTGACGAGAAAGAGAGCTGGTTCACCCCAGCAGGCTACTCCTCAAGCAACCACGTGATGCACACTATCAATGGATATGCCGCGGGCTCCCTACCAG ATGTCAACATCTGTGCTCACAGCACCGTGAGTCTGCATCTGGTGGGCATGAGCTCCGAGCAGGAGGTGTTCTCTGTGCACATGAACGGCCAAGTGCTGCAGCACCGGGGCCACAAGATGTCCACCGTGGGGCTGGTAAGCGGCTCGGCCACCACTGGCAGCATGAGGGCCGTTCACCCAGGCCGCTGGCTCCTGTCCTCACAGACCAACAAGCACATGGAAG CCGGCATGCATGGCTTTGTGGATGTGAGGACTTGCAAGGGCTTCGAAGCTAACCGACGTAGGTTGACCatagagcagcagcgccacagCAAGGAGTGGACGTACTACATCGCCGCTGAGGAGATCATGTGGAACTACGCCCCCAAAATGCCAACATACATTGACGA ggaCTTCAAGGTCAATTACCTTGACCAGGGTAACCACAGAATAGGCGGGACTTACAAAAAGGCTGTCTATACACAGTACACAGATGAAACCTTCACCGTGAGGTCAGAGGAAAAGCAGAGAAAAGCAGAGGTCGGCATACTGGGCCCTGTGATCAGGGCCCAGATCAGGGATGTCATCAAG GTCGTCTTTAAGAACATGGCTTCCAAACCCTACAGCATCTACCCACATGGGCTGACCATCGAGAAGTCACAAGAGGGAGCGACGTATCCTGAAGGAG GCAATCAGACCCATGCTGTTCAGCCAGGTCAGACACACCATTATGAGTGGAAAGTGGTGGACGAAGATGAGCCCCTGGATACAGACGCACGGTGCCTGACCTACCTGTACCACAGTGCAGTGGATACACCACGGGACATCGCCTCTGGGCTGATAGGACCCCTCCTCATCTGCAAGAGTCAGTCTCTGAATGTCAGGAATGTACAG CTTAAAGCAGACAAGGAGCAGCATGCCATGTTCATGGTGTTTGATGAGAACAAGAGCTGGTACCTAGATGACAATATTCAAAGCACATGTGGGGGAGAAACTGTGAACAAGGCAGAACCAGGCTTTTATAAGTCAAATGTCATGCACA CGATTAATGGTTATGTGTTTGAGAGCGGTCAACTTTTGGGATTTTGTAATGGGGAAATTGCAACTTGGCATGTGTCAAGTGTTGGAGCACAGGACTACATTCAGTCTGTTACCTTCTATGGCCACACATTTAATCTCAATGACCGCACTGAAGACATCCTTGGACTCTACCCAATGACAGGGGAAACGATCTTCATGAACATGGACAATATTG GGGTCTGGTTGCTCGCGACTCTGAACTCCCATGGGTCAACCAAGGGCATGCGAGTGAGATTCCAAGATGTGGAGTGTTACCGTGACTATGAATACGAGTACACTGACTACAACGAGCCAAACAAAGAATTTGCTGTGTGGAAACCCGCCACTTTGGCAGAAATCGACAAGGAGgatgaattaaaaaagaagcaagagatggaagagaagaaagaagCAGTGGTTGATAGTTACACAGACTATTACGCAGGCTTACTAGGCCTGAGATCTCTAAAGAAGCAAATCAGGGATTCAGATGTCGAGCAGATAGACTTCTCCCTCCTTGACTTTGATGCAGTTGATGTTCCAGAGCAAGATTCAAAAACTTTTTCTGGTATCCAAACTACCACTACAAAGACGGATATGGAGAAAAGCAACATCATGAAAGAGCCAGACTCAATTCCAATTAGTCAAAATGAGACATTGTCAGCTCAGCAAGAGATATACAAAACAAACCTAACCGCTTATATTCTAAACCAAAGCAAGAGTGAAACTGCCACATGGATAAAGAATAGCAGCGCAAGTTTTGACGCTAATGTCTCACGAAGCAAAGACAACATATCCACCAACCACAGTATGCCTACAAACCTTTTGCCCATAAACAGCACTTTTATTCTTGAGACAGCACATGCAATACTTAATAATACCACTATACCTTTGATATCTGGGGCTACCAATATTAGCATGACCTCAAAAACAAATGTGAGTTACACTTTTAAAGCTGAGGGAATTAATTCAACTCAGACCATGGGTAACAAGACCTCTGAACGCATCGTTCAGACAGAGAACATACCTGAAGTGTTTTCTTATGTCGTGACTCCTCAAGGTCCCACTTCCAATGGTAGTAATGAAATGGTTCGGCTGGATATAGAGGACCAGACAGGGTCTGCCTTGATTGGGGAGTCTGAGATAGAGCGAGGCGGCCAGCAGGGGCCTTTTGGAGATGGCATAAATGCTACAGTCTTGCCAGAGATCAATGCATCTTCTATCAATGACACAGATACATTTTATAATGTGACACAGTTAACAAAGGATATATTGTCCAACGTTAGTGAGGAGGCCATTAGTGAGGAAATGCATAATCATACCAGAAGAAAGGTGGATCGCTTGGTCATGAATATGACCAAGCCTTTTGGAGAGTGGATAAATGCTACAGTCTTGCCAGAGATCAATGCATCTTCTATCAATGACACAGATACATTTTATAAACTGACACAGTTAACAAAGGATATTTTGTCTAATGTTATTGAGGAGGCCATTGGTTATGCatttttttccaaaaagaaAATGCATAAACCAACCAGAAGCATGGTTGAGATCAAGGTGGAGGATACCATGAATATGACCAAGACAAACGACTCGATGCACACAGTGACCAAGACAGAGGACAGAAATCAAAGATATTCCTTTGGAAATGAAACAATTCCAGAAAATTCCATTCATGACGGTTTAAATTTTGAAAATGATTCAAATAACGTGACTAAAACTTTGACCTCACATAATGACAAAATAAGTACATCAATATATCATTCAGCAGAGCAAATGAGCTCTAACCAAAGCAAAAGTTGGGATGCCTTCCTTGACCAGTTCAATTCATTGAAAAGTTTCCTCAATGAGAATTTAATCTCTGGCTCCCCCGCACAAAACAGTAACCAGTTTCCAGAAACCAGCGATGTGGATCTGAGCGACTCAGTAAGCTCTGAGGAAATCGTAATCTACCTTCAAAACCACAGTTCAAATGCCATCAGAACCAGCCGCTTAGACCCACAGGGACACAACTGGACCTATGATGGGACACACCAAACTGTTCCTTTGATGATCCCTTATGAACATGTCAAGTATCACGGTTACGATGCCCCTCTTCCTGAAGCTCAGACGACATCTACCCCAATAAAGAAGCCTAAGACGAAGAAGGTGAACCTCCGCCAACTACCACAGAAAGGCCGGAGCATGAAAACTAAGAAGAGGAAGGAATTCAAGCCCCAGCCCAGGAGTGGCCCGCCGGTCTCTCCAGGAATGTCCCCCCGCGGGATGCGACCCAATGGGCCGCAGATACAGCCCGTCTCTAACACAGAGGACCTGATCAACATACCGGTGGTCATCGGTGTTCCCCGGCCGGACTGGAGCGACTATGAGCTGTATGTTCCCAGTGACAATCAAGACAATCTTATTGACCTTCGTGATGATTCCAAGCAAGACGAGTATGAATATGTATCCTATAAAGACCCATATGGCAGCAAAGACGACATGATGAGTTTCACTCTGGATGAAGTCACCAAGTACTACCTTAAAACTGTGGGCAAGAATGTGAGGACTTATTTCATATCTGCTGAGGAGGTGGAGTGGGACTATGCTGGTTATGGACAGAG GAGGCCAGAAAAGACACTCCAAACAAGGCGGGAGACAAAGTTCACCAAGGTGGTGTTCCGGGAGTACATTGACAGTACATTCACTACCCCAATCCTTCGTGGTGAGATGGAGGAGCACTTGGGCATCCTTGGGCCGCTTATCAAGGCAGAGGTTGGACAGAGCATTATG GTAGTGTTCAGGAACAGGGCCAGCCGTCCATACTCAATGCACCCAAATGGAGTAACCTATACCAAGCTAACTGAGGGGTTGTCCTATGAGGATGAATCCAAATACTGGTATAAGTTTGACAATGAGGTTCAGCCCAACACCACCTTCACATACTTGTGGGAGGTACGCGAGATGGCGGGTCCAATGCCCGGCGAGTCCTCCTGCCGTACCTGGGCATACTACTCGGGTGTCAATCCT GAAAGAGATATCCACTCTGGTTTAATTGGGCCTCTGCTGGTCTGTCGGAAAGATACCCTGAACACCAAGCTGGTCGATGTGAGGGAGTTTGTGCTCCTGTTCATGACCTTTGATGAGTCTCAGAGCTGGTACTATGAGAAGAATtctgagatgaggaggaggaggaagggtcgAGTAGGTGGAAGAACATTAGATCCCAACCTCAAAGAGAAGCTTCGGTTTCATT CCATCAACGGCATTATATTCAGCCTGAAGGGACTAAGGCTTTACACCAAGCAGCTGGCATGCTGGCACCTGATTAACATGGGTTCTCCCAAGGACGTTCACACTGTCCACTTCCACGGACAGACCTTCACCCAAATGAACACCAACAGCTACCGGCAGGCTGTGTACCCACTGCTGCCTG GCGGCTTTGCAACTCTAGAGATGTGGCCATCCAAGCCTGGTCTGTGGCAGCTGGATACAGAGGTGGGCGCCATCCAACAGAAGGGAATGCAGACCCTGTTCCTGGTCCTTGACAATG AATGTTCCAATCCTCTGGGTCTCGAGTCCGGGAGTGTGAAAGACAGCCAGATCACATCCAACCACGTTAGAG GGTACTGGGAGCCACATTTGGCCCGACTGAATAAGCAGGGTAAATACAACGCTTGGAGTACAGATGAGGACAACAGTTggattcag GTGGATTTCCTGCGGCCAGTGGTGATAAGCCAGGTGGCCACCCAGGgagccaaacagatgtttcatTCCCAGTACGTGGTCAACTACACCATCTCCTACAGCACAGACCGCAGAAGCTGGATCTTCTTCAAGGGTGACAGCCCATCATTTAGAAAG AATTTCCCAGGAAACAATGATGCTAATGGTGTAGAAAAGCAAATACTGTTCCCTCCTTTGATTGGACGCTACGTTAGATTCCACCCAAACCACTGGTATAACAGAGCCACGGTCCGCATGGAGATGTACGGTTGTGAGCTTGATGGTGAGATGATATCAACACAAATGTCTGTATGTAAACAAATGTAA